A genomic region of Melanotaenia boesemani isolate fMelBoe1 chromosome 21, fMelBoe1.pri, whole genome shotgun sequence contains the following coding sequences:
- the bhlha15 gene encoding class A basic helix-loop-helix protein 15 isoform X1 yields the protein MATSQDSITIDAMNKFIVSFDDSIPAQLCSDIYSPQHWRTSTRHAACCNSDYANMPITEDTTAQRPPSHTINSEDAERENSHTCSLGRHLKSYQNYNYLKEASGRVKSIKMKKSVSFDEDVMVYLFDQESPTLELHSEPCISQSNSCPCNLQGATSEDTGLQWEDDFSALENSCHFQYPSRCSHTFSMPTQGWTALSRPEHCSLSQTCLFLTYVTESDLEL from the exons ATGGCAACCTCACAGGATAGCATCACAATAGATGCTATGAATAAGTTCATAGTTTCCTTTGATGACAGTATACCTGCACAGCTGTGCAGTGACATTTACTCCCCTCAGCACTGGAGGACATCAACCAGGCACGCTGCTTGTTGTAACAGTGATTACGCGAATATGCCAATAACAGAGGACACCACTGCTCAAAGGCCTCCTAGTCACACCATAAACTCTGAAGATGCTGAGAGGGaaaattcacacacatgcagccttGGAAGACATTTGAAATCCTATCAAAACTACAACTATCTAAAAGAGGCATCAGGAAGGGTGAAAAGCATCAAAATGAAGAAGAGTGTGTCCTTTGATGAAGATGTCATGGTCTACCTGTTTGATCAG GAGAGTCCCACTTTGGAGCTGCACTCTGAGCCCTGCATCTCTCAGTCAAACAGCTGTCCCTGCAACCTGCAAGGTGCCACATCAGAAGACACTG GCTTGCAGTGGGAGGATGACTTCTCAGCGTTGGAGAATAGCTGCCATTTTCAGTACCCCAGCAGATGCTCTCATACTTTTTCCATGCCAACACAGGGCTGGACTGCACTGTCCAGGCCGGAGCATTGCTCTCTGTCCCAAACCTGCCTGTTCCTCACCTATGTCACTGAGTCAGACCTTGAGCTGTGA
- the bhlha15 gene encoding class A basic helix-loop-helix protein 15 isoform X2: MATSQDSITIDAMNKFIVSFDDSIPAQLCSDIYSPQHWRTSTRHAACCNSDYANMPITEDTTAQRPPSHTINSEDAERENSHTCSLGRHLKSYQNYNYLKEASGRVKSIKMKKSVSFDEDVMVYLFDQESPTLELHSEPCISQSNSCPCNLQGLQWEDDFSALENSCHFQYPSRCSHTFSMPTQGWTALSRPEHCSLSQTCLFLTYVTESDLEL, translated from the exons ATGGCAACCTCACAGGATAGCATCACAATAGATGCTATGAATAAGTTCATAGTTTCCTTTGATGACAGTATACCTGCACAGCTGTGCAGTGACATTTACTCCCCTCAGCACTGGAGGACATCAACCAGGCACGCTGCTTGTTGTAACAGTGATTACGCGAATATGCCAATAACAGAGGACACCACTGCTCAAAGGCCTCCTAGTCACACCATAAACTCTGAAGATGCTGAGAGGGaaaattcacacacatgcagccttGGAAGACATTTGAAATCCTATCAAAACTACAACTATCTAAAAGAGGCATCAGGAAGGGTGAAAAGCATCAAAATGAAGAAGAGTGTGTCCTTTGATGAAGATGTCATGGTCTACCTGTTTGATCAG GAGAGTCCCACTTTGGAGCTGCACTCTGAGCCCTGCATCTCTCAGTCAAACAGCTGTCCCTGCAACCTGCAAG GCTTGCAGTGGGAGGATGACTTCTCAGCGTTGGAGAATAGCTGCCATTTTCAGTACCCCAGCAGATGCTCTCATACTTTTTCCATGCCAACACAGGGCTGGACTGCACTGTCCAGGCCGGAGCATTGCTCTCTGTCCCAAACCTGCCTGTTCCTCACCTATGTCACTGAGTCAGACCTTGAGCTGTGA
- the bhlha15 gene encoding class A basic helix-loop-helix protein 15 isoform X3, which produces MKSKGKAVKSSRMSWSDPEPEVEPDTEPGSSEHEGSEASVRIGGSWRGSLRSGNGRRQGGAGGGGRRRRQHGSGTKERSIRRLESNERERQRMHNLNNAFQALREAIPHVKTDKKLSKIETLTLAKNYIKALTTIILDMSGACLPAGGVPSEASAAKLLQCYQQHLEQEGEDGLTQYLTHMQSFSQDS; this is translated from the coding sequence ATGAAGTCTAAAGGAAAGGCTGTGAAATCCTCCAGGATGTCCTGGTCTGACCCGGAGCCAGAAGTTGAACCAGATACCGAACCAGGCTCCAGTGAGCATGAGGGTTCAGAGGCCTCGGTCCGGATCGGTGGCTCCTGGAGGGGCTCACTGAGGAGCGGGAACGGGAGGCGGCAAGGGGGAGCGGGCGGTGGAGGCCGACGGCGCAGACAGCACGGCTCTGGCACCAAAGAGCGCAGCATCCGACGGCTGGAAAGCAACGAGCGGGAGCGCCAGCGCATGCACAATCTCAACAATGCCTTTCAAGCGCTGCGCGAGGCCATTCCGCACGTGAAGACAGACAAGAAGCTGTCCAAGATCGAGACTCTGACCCTGGCTAAGAACTACATCAAAGCTTTGACCACCATCATCTTGGACATGTCGGGggcctgcctgcctgctggAGGGGTTCCCTCAGAGGCCAGCGCTGCCAAGCTGCTCCAGTGTTACCAACAGCACCTGGAGCAGGAGGGGGAGGACGGTCTCACCCAGTACCTCACCCACATGCAGAGCTTTAGCCAAGACAGCTAA
- the tecpr1a gene encoding tectonin beta-propeller repeat-containing protein 1, translated as MPVSLLWAVDVYGRVYSLSTVGQQWEQCRDAQMEFKRATAAQQCCWGIGCDNSIYLNVHASDLPVRYKEETYENQRWNPVDGFSAHLLPSDRWQWSDVTGLQHQPLDSFQLPSSSWEWESDWYIDENFEGEPTEKGGWTYAIDFPATYTKDKKWNSCVRRRRWLRYRRYKAMDTWAKIPSQQTTLPDPFSDISCGGWEISEEPRGRLSLWAVSLQGKVWFREGIYHHNPEGSSWDEVPLPGEVVQISCGPGDLVWAVLWEGQLIVREGISRDCPKGSSWAVVESPSLEVGAIHVAVGVNVVWAVTKDNKVWFRRGVNSHNPCGSGWISMVGEMIMINVGLNDQVWAISYEDRAMYFRQGVTSSELSGKTWKVITVPRDGDRSHSSASATSLQSAGCFFSGEVRAQSVGSDAESDIGKASADGASGHVTSASPELFVDAPTDPSPDAPKPRIPKVTSDSFISELVSDRESGKTSKHVGSAAPAVLEEEVLPPEGEVKVPCADVALSPSQAGGGFPGPQWSNVDLEEAHMQQAETGAVQDSADTCSLSSVATYTLAMEDPYGADEHPLWAWVSGGGCSVDSHSQLSWFNCSMNTSVLQSVQSLSLSVTPAQTAAWRRQIFEQLNERTKRELDNFRHYEQAIEQSVWMKKGTMQWWRDWKPHKWIDVHFALEQFSGPEGNKDGILFIYYNYYAEKKYLHAFINEVTILVPVLNDSKHTFAIYTPERTKQRWPIRLAAATELEMHDWLALLSVSCCDSRGIRGPPSKQAIWSITCKGDIFVSEPSSALEAMPYPIPCDQMFWRQVGGHLRMVECNSAGIVWGIGYDHTAWIYTGGYGGGFFQGLASSTDNIYTQTDVKSVYIYENQRWNPVTGYTNRGLPTDRYMWSDASGLHECTKTSTKPPSPQWTWVSDWAIDYSVSGGTDREGWQYAADFPASYHGYKTIKDFVRRRRWARKCKLTTTGPWQEIPPIPLSDVTILPCAAQSTVDTVPVWAISNKGDVLCRLGVTALTPAGSSWLHVGTDQPFKSISIGAASQVWAIARDGSAFYRGSVSPQSPAGDCWYHIPSPAKQKLKQVSIGRTSVCTVDENGNLWYRQGVTPSYPQGSSWEHISNNVRKVSVGPLDQVWVIADKVQGTHSLSCGTVCHRLGVQPLEPKGQSWDYGIGGGWDHITVRGNSMEPPRIRLPSLTEPSGPAPHSPLPVRNSDVNGSAVGC; from the exons ATGCCTGTCTCCCTGCTGTGGGCGGTGGATGTATACGGACGGGTCTACAGCCTGTCCACAGTGGGACAGCAGTGGGAACAGTGCCGCGATGCCCAGATGGAGTTCAAGCGGGCGACGGCAGCTCAGCAGTGCTGCTGGGGCATCGGGTGTGATAACAGCATTTACCTGAACGTCCATGCTTCTGACCTGCCCGTCCGCTACAAAGAGGAGACCTATGAGAACCAA CGTTGGAATCCTGTCGATGGTTTCTCAGCACATTTGCTGCCAAGCGACCGCTGGCAGTGGAGTGATGTCACAGGTCTGCAACACCAGCCTCTGGACAGCTTCCagcttccttccagcagctggGAGTGGGAGAGTGACTGGTACATTGATGAAAACTTTGAGGGTGAGCCTACAGAGAAGGGG GGGTGGACGTATGCCATCGATTTCCCCGCCACTTACACCAAAGACAAGAAGTGGAACTCCTGTGTCCGTCGCAGGCGATGGCTTCGCTACAGGAGGTACAAAGCCATGGACACCTGGGCTAAG ATCCCCTCACAGCAGACGACTCTACCAGATCCCTTCAGTGATATCAGCTGTGGAGGTTGGGAGATCAGTGAGGAGCCCAGAGGACGGCTGTCACTGTGGGCTGTGTCCCTACAGGGCAAG GTGTGGTTCAGAGAGGGAATTTATCATCATAATCCTGAGGGCTCTTCATGGGATGAGGTCCCTCTCCCTGGAGAGGTGGTCCAGATCAGCTGCGGGCCAGGGGACCTGGTCTGGGCGGTGCTGTGGGAGGGACAGCTCATTGTTAGGGAAGGCATCAGCCGAGACTGCCCCAAAG GTTCTTCCTGGGCAGTGGTGGAGTCTCCGAGCCTGGAGGTTGGGGCCATACATGTAGCTGTGGGAGTCAACGTTGTTTGGGCTGTGACCAAGGACAATAAA GTGTGGTTCAGGCGTGGTGTGAATTCTCACAACCCCTGCGGTTCCGGCTGGATCAGCATGGTTGGAGAAATGATTATGATCAATGTGGGACTCAACGATCAG GTGTGGGCTATAAGCTATGAGGATCGGGCCATGTACTTCAGACAGGGTGTGACCTCTAGTGAACTAAGTGGTAAAACATGGAAGGTCATCACTGTTCCCCGAGATGGAGACCGATCCCACTCCAGCGCCAGTGCAACCAGCCTGCAGAG TGCTGGATGTTTTTTCTCTGGTGAGGTGCGTGCTCAGTCAGTTGGAAGTGATGCAGAATCAGACATCGGGAAAGCTTCTGCAGATGGAGCCAGCGGACATGTCACATCTGCCTCCCCAGAGCTCTTTGTTGATGCTCCCACAGACCCCTCTCCTGACGCCCCCAAACCCCGCATCCCCAAGGTCACCAGTGACAGCTTCATCTCCGAACTCGTCTCTGATCGAGAATCAGGGAAGACTTCAAAGCATGTTGGCTCAGCCGCTCCAGCTGTCTTGGAAGAGGAGGTCTTACCCCCAGAAGGAGAGGTCAAAGTTCCCTGTGCCGATGTAGCTCTTTCTCCTAGCCAAGCTGGGGGCGGTTTTCCTGGTCCCCAATGGAGTAATGTAGACCTGGAGGAGGCACACATGCAGCAGGCTGAGACTGGAGCTGTGCAGGATTCAGCCGACACCTGCAGCTTGTCTTCTGTAGCCACCTACACCCTTGCCATGGAGGACCCATATGGGGCAGATGAGCATCCTCTGTGGGCGTGGGTCAGTGGAGGAGGTTGCTCTGTGGATAGCCACTCACAACTCAGCTGGTTTAACTGCTCCATGAACACAT CTGTGTTGCAGTCAGTCCAGTCTTTGAGTTTGTCAGTCACCCCAGCCCAGACAGCCGCTTGGCGGAGACAAATCTTTGAGCAGCTCAATGAGAGGACCAAGAGAGAGCTGGATAATTTCAGACATTACGAGCAAGCCATAGAACAG TCTGTATGGATGAAGAAGGGAACCATGCAGTGGTGGAGAGACTGGAAACCACACAAGTGGATCGATGTTCATTTTGCCTTGGAGCAATTCTCGGGACCAGAGGGCAACAAGGACGGCATCCTGTTCATTTATTACAATTATTATGCGGAGAAAAAG TACCTGCATGCCTTCATTAATGAAGTGACTATTCTGGTCCCTGTGTTAAATGACTCCAAACACACTTTTGCCATCTACACTCCAGAGCGTACAAAACAGAGGTGGCCGATCAGACTGGCAGCCGCCACAGAGCTGGAAATGCATGACTGG CTGGCATTGTTGAGTGTGTCATGCTGCGACTCCAGAGGAATCCGGGGTCCTCCCTCCAAACAGGCCATATGGTCCATCACCTGTAAAGGGGACATCTTCGTTAGTGAGCCCTCTTCTGCCCTAGAAGCCATGCCTTACCCAATACCTTGTGACCAGAT GTTCTGGCGGCAGGTCGGAGGCCACCTGCGTATGGTGGAGTGTAACAGTGCTGGGATCGTATGGGGGATTGGCTATGACCACACTGCCTGGATCTACACTGGTGGCTATGGAGGAGGATTTTTTCAGGGACTGGCCAGCAGCACAGACAACATTTACACTCAGACTGATGTCAAGAGTGTTTACATCTACGAGAATCAGAGGTGGAACCCCGTCACCGGCTACACCAACAG AGGTCTCCCAACAGATCGCTACATGTGGAGCGATGCATCAGGATTACATGAGTGCACAAAGACGAGTACAAAACCTCCCTCTCCTCAGTGGACATGG GTGTCTGATTGGGCTATCGACTACAGCGTGTCTGGAGGGACAGACAGAGAAGGCTGGCAATATGCTGCTGATTTTCCAGC GTCATATCACGGCTATAAAACGATTAAGGACTTTGTGCGGCGCAGGCGATGGGCGAG GAAGTGTAAATTGACCACTACGGGGCCATGGCAAGAAATCCCCCCCATCCCACTGAGTGATGTAACTATCCTGCCATGTGCAGCTCAGAGTACCGTGGACACAGTTCCTGTGTGGGCGATCAGTAACAAGGGAGATGTGCTCTGTCGACTGGGAGTCACCGCACTGACACCTGCA GGATCCTCATGGCTCCATGTGGGGACAGACCAACCTTTTAAGTCCATCTCCATCGGAGCTGCCAGCCAGGTTTGGGCCATTGCCAGGGACGGCTCTGCTTTCTACAGGGGCTCTGTctcaccacagagtccagcag GAGACTGTTGGTACCACATCCCCTCTCCAGCCAAACAGAAGCTGAAGCAGGTGTCTATTGGCAGGACATCGGTCTGCACTGTAGATGAAAATG GTAACCTGTGGTACAGACAGGGTGTGACACCTAGCTATCCTCAAGGCTCCTCTTGGGAACACATTTCTAACAATGTGCGTAAAGTTTCCGTAGGACCCTTGGATCAG GTGTGGGTCATAGCAGACAAGGTTCAGGGCACCCACAGTCTGAGCTGCGGGACAGTGTGCCATCGACTCGGAGTCCAACCCCTGGAACCAAAGGGACAATCATGGGATTATGGCATTGGG GGTGGATGGGACCACATCACAGTGAGGGGAAACTCCATGGAGCCGCCCCGCATCCGTCTCCCCTCTCTAACAGAGCCCTCTGGCCCGGCCCctcacagccccctcccagTCAGGAACTCAGATGTCAACGGCAGCGCTGTGGGCTGTTag